The nucleotide window GCCTACCCCCCGAGCGACGCCGCGATCTCCCGCGCCGCCGCAACCACCGACCCCGCGAGCCGCTCCCCGGCCCGCTCTCGCGGCTCGGGGAGCGGCCCGGGGAGCGGCTCGCGGGGTCGGTGGTTGCGGCGGCGCGGGAGATCGCGGCGTCGCTCGGGGGGTAGGCCTCCTGCAGGCCGGGGTGGTTTCTGGTATATCCGGACGGGCTGGTTTTCGAGGAGAAGAAGCTTTTTCGAAGAGAAGGTGTATCGGTGGCGCAAGAGTACAGGACCTATTCTCCGGCGTACTGCTTCGGGTGCGGGGCCGAGAACCCCATCGGGCTGCACCTGGATATAGAGTTCGAGGAAGGAGGGGTGGCGCGGGCGCTCTTCACCCCGGAGAAGCCGCACTCGGGCTATCCGAACATGGTGCACGGCGGGATCGTGGCGACGCTTCTGGACGAGGTGCTGGCGCAGGCCGTCTACAACGAGCGGGAGGGTGCGGTGACGGCGAAGATGGAGACCACCTTCCGCCGGCCGCTCGAGCCCGGCGAGACGGTGGAGGTCAGGGGGTGGGTCGAGAGCAGCCGGGGGCGCAGAATAATCTCGCGCGGCGAGATCCGGCGGGCGGAGGACGGGGCTCTGATCGCCGAGGCGCGCGGGGTCTTCATGAGCCTGAGGGGCGGAGATACGCCCGGACAGGGATGACGCTGAGGCCGGCCGAAGTTATACTCGTGTGCTGCACGCTCCGCGAGAGTTTCGAGGAGGACGTTTTGGATCCGACCCCGCCGAAAGACGAGAGGCACCCGCGCCGGTGGCCGCGCTAGCGGCCGGTCATCCCACACCTCCGAAGGAAGAAGTCTCATCGAAGAGGGAGCGCGAACGTCCACGGCGCTCCCGGTGAATCCGTAGAACAGAACACTTGGAGCACTCTGGAGAGAAGATGGAGCGGGAACGGAGAGCGCGGGTCTTCAGCGGGATACAACCGAGCGGGAACCTCCACATCGGCAACTACCTGGGGGCGCTCAAGAACTGGGTCGCCATCCAGGACGACTACGAGAACTACTTCTGCATCGTCGATCTGCACGCGCTCACCGTGCCGCAGGACCCCAAGGAGCTCAGGAGGAAGATCCGGGAGGTCGCCGCGATATACCTGGCGGCCGGGCTCGACCCCGAGCGG belongs to Rubrobacter naiadicus and includes:
- a CDS encoding PaaI family thioesterase — translated: MAQEYRTYSPAYCFGCGAENPIGLHLDIEFEEGGVARALFTPEKPHSGYPNMVHGGIVATLLDEVLAQAVYNEREGAVTAKMETTFRRPLEPGETVEVRGWVESSRGRRIISRGEIRRAEDGALIAEARGVFMSLRGGDTPGQG